The following proteins are co-located in the Paralichthys olivaceus isolate ysfri-2021 chromosome 10, ASM2471397v2, whole genome shotgun sequence genome:
- the hat1 gene encoding histone acetyltransferase type B catalytic subunit has translation MAAVNTMEKKLAEYKCDTNEAICLKLVRFPEDVEDDGTTFHPEYSHQIFGDDEVAFGYKGLQIQLFYTAGNLSTLFKVKYSSKVTETFDCVEPDEVEGKVREIVPAGFTCNTDDFISLLEKEANFKPFGTQLHTYTVHSEEAGELTYQIHKADITCPGFQEYHERLQTFLMWFIETASFIDADDDRWDFFLVFEKYNKDGETLYATVGYMTVYNYYVYPDKTRPRVSQMLILPPFQGEGHGAQLLEAVHRFYCSLPKVQDITAEDPSENYVKLRDYVLVKLCQGLSSFAVDKLHLGFSADMIKEAQDKLKINKKHARRVYEILRLRATDMSDEEKAREYRLEVKKRLFGPYRKNQRELAKMRKCLRPEELVSHMGQMDTQTQHEELEKSYQVVVEDYRRIIERLATQA, from the exons ATGGCGG CTGTAAATACCATGGAGAAAAAGCTGGCTGAATACAAGTGTGACACCAATGAAGCCATCTGTTTGAAGCTTG ttcgCTTTCCTGAAGATGTTGAAGATGATGGCACCACATTCCACCCAGAATACAGCCACCAAATCTTCGGAGATGA CGAGGTCGCTTTTGGATACAAAGGTCTTCAGATACAGCTCTTCTACACGGCCGGAAACCTGAGCACCCTCTTCAAAGTGAAATACTCCTCAAAAGTTACTGAGACTTTTGATTGTGTGGAG CCTGATGAGGTTGAAGGGAAGGTCCGTGAAATCGTTCCCGCTGGGTTCACCTGCAACACAGACGACTTCATCTCACTCCTGGAGAAAGAGGCCAATTTCAAGCCCTTCGGCACTCAGCTTCACACGTACACAGTCCACAGCGAGGAGGCCGGAGAACTCACATACCAGATTCACAAG GCTGATATCACCTGCCCAGGATTCCAAGAGTACCACGAGCGCCTGCAGACCTTCCTCATGTGGTTCATAGAGACTGCCAGCTTCATCGACGCAGACGACGATCGTTGGGACTTCTTTCTTGT atttGAAAAGTACAATAAAGATGGGGAGACTCTCTACGCAACTGTTGGCTACATGACAGTTTATAATTACTACGTGTACCCAGACAAAACCCGACCACGTGTAAG CCAAATGTTGATCCTGCCTCCATTCCAAGGAGAGGGTCATGGAGCTCAGCTCCTGGAGGCAGTGCACAGATTTTATTGCAGCCTGCCCAAAGTGCAAGACATCACAG CTGAAGACCCCTCTGAGAACTACGTGAAGCTGAGAGACTACGTGTTGGTCAAACTTTGTCAGGGCCTGTCGTCCTTCGCAGTGGACAAGCTGCACCTGGGTTTCTCAGCTGACATGATCAAAGAGGCTCAAGACAAGTTAAAAATCAACAAG AAACATGCGAGGCGTGTGTACGAAATCCTGCGTCTGAGAGCCACGGACATGAGCGATGAAGAAAAAGCCAGAGAGTACCGTttggaggtgaagaagaggctATTTGGACCATACAGG aAGAACCAGAGGGAGCTGGCAAAGATGAGGAAGTGCCTGCGGCCGGAGGAGCTGGTGTCCCACATGGGTCAGATGGACACTCAGACGCAGcacgaggagctggagaagagtTATCAGGTTGTTGTTGAAGACTACAGGAGAATCATTGAGAGGCTCGCAACGCAGGCCTGA